The Hermetia illucens chromosome 2, iHerIll2.2.curated.20191125, whole genome shotgun sequence genomic interval GCAGCCACGCGTAGCGATTGGCAATCCGGTTTGAATTTTGTCACATAAGGTGTGCTCATACGACCCCCTACAGATTGAAGTTATATAAACGGTGCAACGGGCGTGTTTGTAAGCTCTtctaggagttcatccactaccatccTTCACATTAACTGTGATAATACCCCATCTTGTGGAAAAGCTTGCGTAATACTCACGAGAATATAATTAGTATTTGTCAGTACTACTGTCTGACATTCTGCCCCTCTTGCAGGCTAGGGTATGTTGTCTCTATTTTCGTGAGGTGTTATCGAACGCTTCTTCGATTCCAAAAACGCATATAATGCTATTTCCTTCGTTTCCCGTAATACATTCTTCAGCTTACACAGGGCAATTTCGGTTGACCTTCctacccggtaagcgtgttgacatgaATGTAGGGGATTGcacattagaacgttagttgcCTATGACTTTTTCCACTGTTTTAAGTACGACTCAATCTAGGCACTTTGGTTTGATCTTAAAATGATATCTAAGCCTTTCTAGAGAAGTGCCGGGGAAATGCAATCTACTCCCGGTAGTTTCGGTCTATTTCGTTCCTTATGTTGCCGCTCACCTGTAGATGAGTCATCTTGCTACTCAGGTTTCTTGATTAAGAACCCCAGTCTACCCTCCTGGGGTTTTATTTACCAATTATTCTGAGATCCGACATAAGGAGCTCATCCAATACCCTTCAATCTTTTACCAAGCCGCTCATCAGAGTGTCCCACAGAGttgtgtctagtacctcttgtctggtgctggttaTGAATGTTGGTGTATTCCCTATATTTTACATTTCCAGTTTATTACTGAGGATGATTTCAGAAAGTATTCACCTCAGCGACAACTGCCGCTGCTTCTCTAGGCCTCATGGtgggcgttcgcatcacaactgaAAAGAAGTGATAGTGTCTTCCTATCGTGGAACTCCGCCTTCTAACCACTAATTCCGGTGGGATTCAGGAGTCGTCTTCTGGGAAGTAGTGCCACAACTGCTCCTTGAATTCTTCTTCTGGATTACAGTGAGAATTAGACAGCAACGAggtctccagttagaaactttgaaagacatatttattttaagtttctttCGAAAATGATACAAGTTcttgtttttttcaaattcccaAATTACTTCTGTTTCCTCCTTATAGACCGCGAATCGGCCCTGGACAGACAGGTTCTTAAAccaacactattccaatgttactcTTTGTACCTACAATTGCCCTCTACTTCCGACAAGGCACTTCCGTTTTATTTTGCTGTCCGACTTGAGCCCTAGAAAGTCGTCGCTCGATCCTGACCTTTTAGCCTCTACTGCTTCCTCGATTCCTTCGGGGACTCTAGTAGGCTTACATACTCTCCTGTCCTTGTGTGTGCTACCAAATCTGCAATTAACGAGGCAgttacgacgtttaattgccttcaATGGTCGGTCACCTACCCCGATCGTGGGGACTTTGACTTTACCCTTATTCTTCTTATTTcgaatcatcgataggttttgagtatcgccagtacttccgcttggaatacacttgtGCGTCTGTGAAAAAAGTAGGCCCTTGTTTCCTAGTGTACTCCCGATACCGAATGTTTCTAGGGAGGATAATTTTGATGGGCTAGTGCCATCAAGTGCCATTAACGACAGTGATTTCCTCGAGATTCCAGCACATTATTGTTACGGCTCCCACCGACTGTACTTACTGCGACGGCCGCTGTTTCCTGGCTAGATGCCTGCAGTTTGTCCTttgatgatgcgcctggcagcAACAGCGCTTCTTCTTCTGTTATCGTACATTTTTATTGAATCCATGTCTTggttttctcctatctagggtcgaaaattacaaccaataacaactacaatgatgaaatccgcgcacggttgttgtcagccaccagagcctatttcagcttacaaagactgttccgctcgaaacggctcaccatagggtcgaagctcttactgtacgagaccatgatcttgccagtcctcatgcattcctgggaaacttgggttcttagcaagaaaaattgcgaactcttggccgcgttcgagagaagaatcctccgaagaatttttcgccccctacatgaagatggacgattccgtagcctacacaatgacgaaatctatgagcgataccatgaccgtccggttgtagattaaatccggctcaataggttacggtgggtgggtcgcttgatccgtatggatgaggatgatcccacccggaaagtctataagggtaatatctatgctagaaaaagaagacgaggcagaccctgcctaagatggagagatggcgtaggtcaggacgccagacagcttttaaggatatcgaattggtggacctcggcgcaaaaccgggatgtctggagttccttattaagtcaggcctagaccggattccggctgttgcgccgttgatgatgatgatgtcttgGTTTAATGAGCAATCCGGGGAAAATGTCCTTCCCGGATGGCGCGGCCACTAGCCTAAGTGTCTGGATTGCAACTGaatgtgcccaaggtattcagactTCATATATCAGATGCCAAACACCTCCTAAGTCACGCAGTCCACATTTCACCTTGGCTTGGAGTCCTTTAAGCAAGTTTCTAGTGTAAGGAAGATTTTATCCGGTCTGTTGCTTCGGTTCATCCTTTTTCAGGTCTGCATGCCCCTAAAACGTAACCAGCGGACAAACATATCCTCTTCAGTTGGATGAATCTACTTCCAGTTGGACTCAACAGACTCTTGCTTTGCCCACTAGAATCGCCACCGACTTTTGCCTGTGCGATCAGGTATTATATCAAGGTGTCCTTCTTCCTATTTTTGGCAATTTACCCTAAATATCATcggcgatcatggagttgattgcGTCCTATTCTTATTGGAATCCGCGCTTTCTTCAAGGTTTCCGGTATCAACATTTATCGTAGACCTGCCGttagatttctcctttcttccacggcTACTGAAGATTATTCTCCTTGAATCGTCTGGGGTTTCAACGCAGTTTGAACAATTaggtaaagtttttattttgaaCTTGCAGAGATACCGACCCTACTTTGCATGAGCTGTGAGAAATTACACCTTTCGATAGTATGGACCAGACCGACTGTCAGCGATTAAGGAGAAGTGAACTTGGAGTTACATATATGTGGGTTATCACATCTGCCCAGATGCTAACAAGCATCATTCCCGAGGTAGCAGCTGGCATGTGCCTATCAGCAACCTGCAAGAATATCGTGCGCTTTTAAATTGCGCATCATCTATCTATCGCGGTGCATGTTTCGTCGCAAATGGAAAACGTGGGTTTGGTATATATCATAACCCCCAAGCCGGTTTGCATGTATCCTTTTTTCTGCAAGTGTCAGATCGGCGCTTTATAGATAATCATTAATAATATGAGCATCTTTAAGACGCTTGGCTACCCCAAGCGCTTTCTTGTCGGCAACCCCGCTTTCCCCCGCtttctctggatttggaagatAAAGTACATAATTGCGTATGATATTCCATAGTAGTCGGCTTGGTATGGTAGTCGCATTGCCGTCGTTTGAATATCGCCACACGCTTTTCTCAAACTCactatgccgagtctggcggccTAGCTCCATGCAAATCACCGTaaacttgtatgcatttgcacgcgtatGGCACAAAAGCTCTAGTGATGAGGTTTTCTTATAGGTGggctaaattctccttgacttggtggACGTGGTGAATCTTCGTCATCCGAGGTCTGCGGCTGCGATAGTTGCGAAAGGGACACACACTGTGCCCACCGAAGGAATGCCAAGACCAGTCCGTCagctcgctcattcccctctttgTTCCTATGATAGGACACCAAGAGGAAGGTGACTTTCAGTGGCTCGCCCCAGACTGTTTAGCGCACTTCAGCATTGCCCTGGAGGATGGCCTCTgggtacaaagccttaatggccgccTGACTGTTGGTCAAAATGGCTGGGTTACGCCTGGGGCTCAGATCATGCTCCTACCATTGACAGGCTTACAACCAGACTCATAGAGTCAGCCAGCACTGCACGCCGCAGCGTACTTAATGTTTAGGTTCAGAGGTAGGAAATGTAAGAGTACCTTGAGAGCATGTGCCGGGCAGAACCTACGCACGTAGTTCTTTGAATTCTTTTGCGCTTCTTTTGAGCGTCTTCTGCCTtgcaatagaaccgtacgttaggatgggacgcaCCACGGCTGTgtgcatccagagaaccatacttggctggagaccccattttcTAGCCAAGatcctcttgcaggcatagaaggctatacagaccttTTGAAttccagttctatgttcaatctagAAGTTATCTTTGAGaccaagattacacccagatactatacattggaggaaaaaaatcaatatttctattttttcactAAAGATAGATTCAACGAGGTATTCGCCTCTTCGGTTGATGTTTTTGCTTCTCCAAATCCGTCTTAAAATATTAGTAGCGATCATTTCCATGGACATTGTGGcacgcaaaggtgaaagcgaGCCTCCCTTTTGCTCCTTAAAGCCATTTATTCAATTTAACTTTCCCATTGGagctttcttttcatttcttgttttttttttgcagatatAAGATATATGACATTAAACCAAAAAGTGTATCGGATGCTGACTTCCTGCATCAAATCTCCGTTCAAAATGGATATGACGAACTACACATTTCTCGTGTCCTGGACAAGCCAGCTAAAATCATGGTCGCTCCTGAACAACAAAAGGAATTTGAAAGACTTCTAAACGAGCGTGGAATGAAGTTCGAGATAACCATTGACGACGTTTCCAAACACTTTGGACAGAATAACCGAAGTAGACAGGCTCCCCTTCCACGGTCGGGACGCATAAGTTTTGATAGGTACTACCGCCATGATGCCATTAACAGCTACCTTCAGGAAGTTGCTgcaaaatatccaaaatatgcCAAAGTTGAAACTGTCGGGAAATCATATGAGGGTCGTGAGATGAAAACCATTCACATTAGTAATGGAGATGGTAACTCAAACAAGAAAGTAATTTTCGTAGACGCTGGTATTCACGCTCGAGAATGGGTCGCTCCAGCAGCCGCTTTGTATATTATTGACCAATTGCTCGAAAATATGGACGAAAATAAAAACCTTCTGACCAACTTCGATTGGCTCATTCTTCCTTCGGTCAATCCTGATGGATATGATTACACCTCTACGCACACTCGGATGTGGAGGAAAACTCGCTCAAAGGGTCTGCTATGCTACGGTGCTGATGCTAACAGGAACTTTGGCTTCCACTGGGGAGTTGTAGGAGCATCTAATTCTGGATGTGATGATACATATCGGGGACGTTCAGCTTTCTCAGAAATAGAATCACAAGTCGTTCGGGATATTATGCTTAGCTTGAAGGGACGTGGAAAATTCTACCTCACCCTGCATTCATACGGCAATTATATCCTTTACCCATGGGGCTGGACCAGGTACTATATACATATTTCTGGTTAAAAcataatttaattgaattatttgataaatttttcagtgaTCTGCCCGATACTTGGAgggatctggatgaagtagctTCTGCAGGTGCCAGCGCCATCCAAGCAGCTACAGGTGGCAAGTATACCTATGGATCTTCAACTAATACCCTTTATCCGGCAGCTGGTGGTAGTGATGACTACGCTTTTGCTGAGGCTGATTTTCCTATCTCTTTCACAATGGAACTACCCGGTGGAGGCAGTGCCGGATTTGATCTTCCAGAAAGTCAAATAAATGCGGCTGTATCAGAAGCTTGGATTGGAATCAAAGCCATGGCACTAAAAGTAAATGACAAATATGCGTAGATATGCATAATTGATATAGTTTTCTTAGAGAAAACGTCTTACTCTGAAGAGTTgataagaataataaaaatgactcaaattcaaaatatctaaataatctGCACTCATTAAGGAATTGTCAGGCGACTTATCCACTGGATTTTTTTCCTACCCGGTGTGCAGATTTTTGAATCTTTTAGGTTTAGACGCATTCCTGCCGTTTAACTATTGGGGCAGATGGTGCCAGAAAGAAGAACTGACTTGTTGTTTCCCAACGAATAGTAACGAGATAGGAGCTCACTGCTGTCCGGTTAACTTTCGAATACGGGCCTATGATTGAAGAGACGGCTTCGTTGTGGAATCTATATAAGCTTTTCGGAAAAGGCTCACCACCttggaggacgagattagaaacacTGAAAGGAGAATTCTAGTAGGAGGAGACTTTAACGCTAGAATGGGGCATGCCCTAACCAGATTCTCGAAGGATACAGCGATTTTCGTGATGGCCGCTGAACAGGatttattgtcctaaatatggGTTGCACTTCCACTTCCGACCCCTGGCTTCGAGGGCACTATCCTTGACGTAACTTTAGCTTCGGAATCTCTAGCGTGTGCGGTCCAACGATGgaaggtactggaagatttGATGGCCAGTGGTCATCACAGACAGAATAACCgcaactgaatcgctagttcattAAACAATTAGCCTTATCACCGCAGCTTGTAACGCATTGGCTCTCAAAAACAAACATTGTGCCGGCAAATtaatcgcgttttgttggagggctgaaatttcaattcaacaaaaaaaatgccTCAGTTTTCGGGGGATTGCTCAGCGTGCAAGAGACCAAGACGAATTGACGCTTATATCCACAGAGTATAAGAGTGGAAAAAACCAACTCCGCCTCGAAATTAACATGCACGCTGCTAGCAGGAGGTAATCAGCTATGTAGTTATGGCGCCTCAGTCataagctggttaccaaaaaCTCGGTGCCCATTGATCACCCTGTCCTATGAAAGCAGCGAAGATGGAACAAATCGTGGCCCTTTTTCCGGTCTAAACCACGTTGTCGATGAAGGACTGATTACTGTcgaatgcccactcttcactaCAAAGGAACTAAAGGTGGCGGTCATGTCCATTAAGGGCAAAAACGCACAAGGACCGGATGGTATTCCTAGTGAAGTATCGAAAGACAAGCCGAACTTGCAATTTGGtgcattcaacgcatgtttgacagcgggTGTTTCACCCTCTCGCTGGAAAGTTGCTGATAAGTAAGAGCAAAGGCGATCTCGAGACGCCGTCAGCATATCATCAGCCCATAATGTTGGACACAGCGAGGAAGCTGCTTGAAAAGCTCAAGGGGACTCAAGGGACTGTTCACTAACACAATATGATTATAGACCGGGCGACCTacaattgatgcgattgagGAAATGGTACAAGCGGTAAGATTGGCTGAGGCACAGTCGCGACTGtcggcgagtggtgctccttgaGACCCTAGACAGAAACACAATTCAAAAGATGTGCCACACtgaaaaatcgtttccatactctAGGCGGCttattgcggatattgaggagcTATTTATTTACTCTACGAGAAATGGGAAGGACAGGCCAAAATAAAGGTCATATCGGGGGCagctcagggatctatcctggGTCCGGAACTGTGGAACGTATTGTAGAATAGCATTCTACGGTTTGAGATGCCTGAATACtcgcatctggtcggatacgcggacgatgttgcggcactggtgACTGCGAGTAGGGTTGAGGAAGCTCAGCGCAACTGGGATTGATGATGAGGCGAGTAAACCGATAGATGGCTGAACATGGATTCTTGCTAGATCTGAAGACAATCAAAGTCGTTGTGCTGACCAAGGAAAGGGTTCCCACAGTCCTATTTATTAaggttggtggaaagatggTCTTGTCAAAACCGTCGctgaaatacctcggcatagtTATaaacacgaagatgagcttcttccagCACGTTCGTAGAACCGTGGACAAGACTGCGGTTAGAATATTTGCGATTTACCGGCTGATATCCTATGCCGAAGGGCCCTAATCTAGCATGCGTCGTTGTTGCAGAGTCCGGTTCAGTCCGTCATCAATCATCATAGAATTACCTAACCCTGCTGCTTAGCAGATATGCATATTTtgaatcttacctgcacacaataGGGAAATCACGGTCGCCTGACTGTATTAATTCTAAGGATGTGAAAGATGATCCCTGCCATAAATTCTTCTTCTGCTGAAGCTATTTGAGGCCATTCTGCAGAGCGAGGACACGTGGAGTCGAGTGTCACGTTACACTCAAagcattcttaaggcgaaatAGAGGGAGATTGATAGGAGAAATGCCGGGGTAGCTGGGGTTCCTTGAATCCTTTGCTGCTGTAAATAAGCTGCCCTTCTTTCTTCGTATTTAAATGATATATTAAACTTTATGAAATCCGAAATTTAAGGACTTTTTCAGTGACTTAACGATTTGACTTTCTTCCCAACTCAGTGTTCAGATTTTTGAATCTTTCAGGTTTAGACACGTTCCAGCCCTTtaccgattttttaaaaatattttttgcctACAGTCCCATCGGCGACACACTCACATTTTTGGCAGACTTAGCAAAAAGGAAAGCTGatagtttcgttcagggcaaagACCACTTACCAGACGCTGCTTCAGTTTTGCGCTGGAACAGTGCGACCGAAAGCGGCAATCCTCCTTTctatataattgcaaacaccACGTGGTAGTGAACTATACGCAAAATAGACCATTTTATCTTTTTAGACCTAAACTGGCTCAGGTGCAATTTTGGGTTAGGATTGAAGGAGTCCGCGtacacttgatgacggacagaACCAATTGGGCAGACGTTTTTTGACACTTTTCACTGTCCACGCTATTCGCTCCAATCAACAGTGAGGTATAGGCCTCCTCTCGGTATCGACTTAGTGTATTGTGGTTGGGCCTCCTGATAGAATGGCCAAATCTAATTTAATTTATCACACGTAGGGAGCGTACACTAAGTTCTGCTTCTGCAGTTGAGTGTGGAGCTCTTTTCGGTCAGTTTCTCGTCGACTCGCTCCCAGATTCCAGAGGACAGAAGGGAGACTTTGGGTCAACCGCCCAAACTCTGCAGTTGTTCCTGCACCGGCTCATCAGCTCGCTGTTTCTAAAGCAGCTTGACTTTTggtcaaagaaaataaaattttacaataGACAAATGTTCAGCCACGGGTGAAGgaactttttttcagatcatATTGGATTAGTTTTATGTCAGGTTCACATTCCGCCGCCCATAAGTTCACTTCCAAAAACTTGTTTATAACAGTGGGAAGTATTTCTAATACCAATGGTAATGGCAACAGTGATGCCATACGTGATATGATGCAACCTTCATTCGGCCCCTTAGAAGTATCTTTATTGTGTCGACCATGACTATAAATAGAGTACCGGAAAGATGGCGTCCTCTTCGAGCGTCCTCTACTCACAGTTCTAATTTGGTGATCACCTCGCAGGCCTGGTTCTTAGCGTAGATACTAATCAAAATGAAGTTGGCtcatctacgtttacagagcgggaggtacacagaaagcgatgaggaaACGGTAAACCatctgcttgaagtgcacttccca includes:
- the LOC119649823 gene encoding carboxypeptidase B-like, encoding MLRRLLVVLLVSCLAASSQFDRYKIYDIKPKSVSDADFLHQISVQNGYDELHISRVLDKPAKIMVAPEQQKEFERLLNERGMKFEITIDDVSKHFGQNNRSRQAPLPRSGRISFDRYYRHDAINSYLQEVAAKYPKYAKVETVGKSYEGREMKTIHISNGDGNSNKKVIFVDAGIHAREWVAPAAALYIIDQLLENMDENKNLLTNFDWLILPSVNPDGYDYTSTHTRMWRKTRSKGLLCYGADANRNFGFHWGVVGASNSGCDDTYRGRSAFSEIESQVVRDIMLSLKGRGKFYLTLHSYGNYILYPWGWTSDLPDTWRDLDEVASAGASAIQAATGGKYTYGSSTNTLYPAAGGSDDYAFAEADFPISFTMELPGGGSAGFDLPESQINAAVSEAWIGIKAMALKVNDKYA